A stretch of DNA from Roseovarius sp. M141:
AATGCGTCTGGAACTGCCGAGTGGCGAAATCAAGAAAAACCATGTCCCCGCCGGCAGCGTCTACAAGCGCGTCGAGGGAACCGAGCATAACGTTATCAACGAAGGCGACATGCCCATGTCATTCGTCGAGGTCGAGCTGAAGTAAGACCGCCAGCACCGCAGCAAAGGCCGGGCACCCGCCCGGCCCCCCTGCCTCAGACGTTCAGGCGCAATGACAGGCATGACATGCCGCCATCCAGCAGCGCACAATCGCGGTTATCGATAAGGCGCACGTCATACCCCTCGTCTGACAGCATTTCGGCCGCTTTCGGGAAACCCGCAGGCATCAACACCGCGTCGTTAAAACGGATGGCGTTGGCCGCCGCCTCCTCGCCGTCGGGCAGGTGCAGCACGCGGTAGCCTTCAAAGCAGCCGCTGGCATCCAACAGCTTGGTCGACAGGATCGTTTCAGGGTCGAGCAGCGAACAGTCGGTCTTGAAATGCAGAACGCCGGGCGGCGTCTGCACTTCGCGCAAACTGTGGCCCCACTCATCCGTCACCGCGCGCAGCTCGGCCACGCCGGTGGCATCGGTGCGGGCCGAGCGGCCCACCAACACCTCGCGCCCGGTGAACAGGATATCGCCCCCTTCAATATGTCCGGGGCCGTGAATATCACGCAGATCCTCGAACAGCGCGGCCAAGGCGGGCCGCATCTGCGCCACCTCGCCCATGCGGCTAGCAGCGCCGGGGCGCATCATCACCGCACCTTCGGGCAGGCACAGCGCGGTGTCCTCGACGAACAGCGCGTCGGGATACTCTTCCAGCGCGTCCAGCACGGTGACCTTGGCGCCAGTGCTGCGCAGCGTCGCAACATAGGCGTCATGGGCGGCCCGCAGGCGCGCCAGATCGGGCGCACCGCGATCTTCGGCGCGCAGGCCGTGCGTGACGCTGGCGCCGGGTCGGCGGCTTATGGCGTGGGTAAAATGCGTGGCAGGATTGGTCATGTAAATGCTCCCAGGGAATTGGTTTCCTGTGCATCACCCGGGCACCCGGCGGCATGGGGGATGATACGCCCGCACGCCGTCTCAAGTGCCGCATCAGAAGCGGTCAGCGCAACGCGCACCCATGTGTTCAGCGTCGCGCCGAAGGATGTGCCGGGCATCACCGCGACGCCTGCATTCTCCAGCAGATCGAACGCGTAGCTTTCGGCGTCCATTCCGGTCGAGGAAATGTCGATCAGCGCGAACATGCCTGCCTGCGGGCGGCTGACGCGCAGCGCGCTTTCCTGCTCCAAACGTCCCGCCAGATAGGCCGCCCGGGCGGCAAAGCGCTGGCGCATCCCCGGCGCCACCAGAGACGGCGCCGACACGGCGGCGGCGGTCGCGTCTGCCAGAAAGGGCTGGCTGCCGAACAGCATCGTTTCGGACAGCGACAGCAGGTTTGACGTGAATTCGGTGCTGCCGATCGCCCAGCCGCTGCGAAACCCCGGCGCTGCGTGGCTTTTGGAAATGGACGATACCACCACCGTGCGATCCGCCAGATCCGGCTCGGCCAGCGGCGACGCGAAAGGGACGCCGTCAAAGATCAGCTCTTCGTACACCTCGTCAGAGATGATCCACAGATCATGCTCGCGCGCCAGCGCGCCAATCTCGCGAATATCCTGCTGCGTCAGGACCGCGCCGGTGGGGTTGTGCGGCGTATTCAGTAAAATCGCACGGCTGCGCGGAGTGATGCGCGCGGCGATATCAGCGGCCCGGATGCGAAACCCATTCTCGGGGTCCAGCGGCACCGGCACCATCGCAGCGCCGCTGGCGCGAATGCAGCCCTCATATGTTGCATACATCGGATCGCCCACCAGCACCTCGTCGCCCGCCTCGACCAATCCCATCAGGGTGGTGAACAGCGACGTCTGCGTGCCGGGCAGGCACATCACCTGATCGGGCGTGATCGCGCGCCCGGTCGAGCCCGTGTACCGCTGCGCCAGCGCCGCGCGCAGACCCGGCTCGCCCATGCCGTTGGAATAGCCCATCCGTCCGGCGCGCATGGCGGCGGCGGCATCCTCCACCAGCGAATCGCGGGGCGGCACGTCAGGCTCGCCGATGGTCAGTTCGACGATGTCATGTCCGGCCGCCTTGAGGGCGCGCGCACGCGAATGCACGGCCCATTTGGCACCGCCAAGATGTGAAAGCCGCTCGGTAATGCTTGCAAATTTCATGTCAATTTCCCTTCTTCGATCATCTCCGCCGTTAGCGGCAAGTCCAGCATCGCGCCCACCGAAGCCAGCCCGATCTGTGCCAGTTCGTCCGCGTCAAAGGCGTCCGGCAGCATGCCGCCCTCTAACCACAGACCGTCAATCACCGCATTGCAGGCGATTGCGTGGCGGCGCAGTGTTGCCGGTGGCGCCATGCGCCCGGCCTCGCCCAGCGCGGCAACGATGAGGCCCTGCAAGTGGTCGCGAAACTCCGCATAGGTCGCCGCGTGCGTGTCCTGCATGCGCCCGCCCTGCTGCACATGCGTCAGGAACCCCGCCCAGAGCGATACCGCCTCGGCGCTGACCACAGGCGCGCGCAGGCCCGCCACGATAAACCGTGCCAGCCGCGCAGCGGCGCTGCCGCCCGTATCGGGGCCGCATGTGGCCCGCGTGAGGGCCGTCATGTGGCGCTCATACGCCGCGCTCAGCAGCGCATCCTTGCTGTCGAAATAATGCCGGATCAGGCCCGGCGTCACCTCGGCCCGCGCGGCGACGGCGCGCGTGGTGGCGGCGGCGATCCCCTCTTCGGCGATCACGGCCAGCATCGCTGCGATCATCGCATCGCGGCGCTGATCGGGGCCGATCCGGCGGAATGGCTTGCGTTCGGGCGACATGGCGGGCCTGCTGGGTGAAGTTGAGAGCAAGGGTTCGGGATGAATCGTTATTATACAGTTGCACAATTAGACAGAATCGGAATTACTACAAGCCAAGAATGGGGAGACATGCATGAGTTCGGCACAAACCGCCGCCCAGGCGGACGTCACCGACACCGCACCGCAAGAGGCCATCAGGGTCGAGGATCTGCACAAATCCTTTGGCAATCTGGAGGTTCTCAAGGGCGTGTCCCTGACCGCCGCGCGCGGCGACGTGGTGGCGATCATCGGGGGGTCCGGCTCGGGCAAATCCACCATGCTGCGCTGCATCAACTTCCTCGAGACACCCAGTTCCGGCCGTATCATCGTCGGTGGTGAGCAGATCGCGATGAAGCCCGACGGCACCCCCGCCAAGCCCAAGCAGATCGAGCGGATCCGCACCAAGCTGGGCATGGTGTTTCAGTCGTTCAACCTGTGGACGCACCGCACCCTGCTGGAAAACGTCATCGAAGTGCCGGTGCACGTGCTGGGC
This window harbors:
- a CDS encoding TetR/AcrR family transcriptional regulator; translation: MSPERKPFRRIGPDQRRDAMIAAMLAVIAEEGIAAATTRAVAARAEVTPGLIRHYFDSKDALLSAAYERHMTALTRATCGPDTGGSAAARLARFIVAGLRAPVVSAEAVSLWAGFLTHVQQGGRMQDTHAATYAEFRDHLQGLIVAALGEAGRMAPPATLRRHAIACNAVIDGLWLEGGMLPDAFDADELAQIGLASVGAMLDLPLTAEMIEEGKLT
- a CDS encoding ABC transporter ATP-binding protein, which encodes MSSAQTAAQADVTDTAPQEAIRVEDLHKSFGNLEVLKGVSLTAARGDVVAIIGGSGSGKSTMLRCINFLETPSSGRIIVGGEQIAMKPDGTPAKPKQIERIRTKLGMVFQSFNLWTHRTLLENVIEVPVHVLGIPKREATARAMELLERVGLAAKADSYPAFLSGGQQQRAAIARALAVDPAVMLFDEPTSALDPELVGEVLTVISDLAAEGRTMILVTHEMKFAREVATHVIYLSEGLIEEEGPPEEVFGNPQSERLKQFLRTVS
- a CDS encoding cupin domain-containing protein, which gives rise to MTMTCTATQLIDDARTRVTRFDFEPGQQTGWHTHGMDYVITTLTDCKMRLELPSGEIKKNHVPAGSVYKRVEGTEHNVINEGDMPMSFVEVELK
- a CDS encoding dimethylarginine dimethylaminohydrolase family protein, producing the protein MTNPATHFTHAISRRPGASVTHGLRAEDRGAPDLARLRAAHDAYVATLRSTGAKVTVLDALEEYPDALFVEDTALCLPEGAVMMRPGAASRMGEVAQMRPALAALFEDLRDIHGPGHIEGGDILFTGREVLVGRSARTDATGVAELRAVTDEWGHSLREVQTPPGVLHFKTDCSLLDPETILSTKLLDASGCFEGYRVLHLPDGEEAAANAIRFNDAVLMPAGFPKAAEMLSDEGYDVRLIDNRDCALLDGGMSCLSLRLNV
- a CDS encoding pyridoxal phosphate-dependent aminotransferase; translated protein: MKFASITERLSHLGGAKWAVHSRARALKAAGHDIVELTIGEPDVPPRDSLVEDAAAAMRAGRMGYSNGMGEPGLRAALAQRYTGSTGRAITPDQVMCLPGTQTSLFTTLMGLVEAGDEVLVGDPMYATYEGCIRASGAAMVPVPLDPENGFRIRAADIAARITPRSRAILLNTPHNPTGAVLTQQDIREIGALAREHDLWIISDEVYEELIFDGVPFASPLAEPDLADRTVVVSSISKSHAAPGFRSGWAIGSTEFTSNLLSLSETMLFGSQPFLADATAAAVSAPSLVAPGMRQRFAARAAYLAGRLEQESALRVSRPQAGMFALIDISSTGMDAESYAFDLLENAGVAVMPGTSFGATLNTWVRVALTASDAALETACGRIIPHAAGCPGDAQETNSLGAFT